From one Oncorhynchus keta strain PuntledgeMale-10-30-2019 chromosome 30, Oket_V2, whole genome shotgun sequence genomic stretch:
- the LOC118363456 gene encoding forkhead box protein N2-like isoform X3, translating into MAIEYSPDKRLPVKGIYDWILNSFPYYRAAPGGWRNSVRHNLSLSKSFCRIHRDKNQSVGKGSLWCVCPEYRSALLEVLRKTQYYHSTNSNLLNNPALLEGADHGVSMVCDTVAISALTSDNPPLSSNPPCPLTPDHEELVNMEAVEYEEEVGEEMEKDPLSDSGYIEFHYYQYHQYQYLVLPGDTELDLETVEILQLDAEAQEAAGSLLDLAGGGH; encoded by the exons ATGGCGATAGAATACTCGCCAGACAAGAGGCTCCCAGTGAAGGGTATCTATGACTGGATATTGAACAGCTTCCCCTACTACAGAGCAGCACCTGGGGGGTGGAGAAACTCTGTTCGGCACAACCTGTCTCTGAGTAAGAGCTTCTGTCGGATTCACAGGGACAAGAACCAG TCTGTGGGGAAGGGCTCACTGTGGTGCGTGTGTCCAGAATATCGATCCGCTCTTCTGGAGGTGCTTAGGAAGACCCAGTATTACCATAGCACTAACAGCAACTTACTAAACAACCCTGCATT ATTGGAGGGAGCTGATCATGGAGTATCTATGGTGTGTGACACTGTGGCGATCTCAG cCTTGACCTCAGacaacccacctctctcctcaAATCCACCTTGCCCTCTGACCCCTGACCATGAGGAGCTTGTCAATATGGAGGCAGTGGAATATGAGGAAGAGGTTGGtgaggagatggagaaagacCCCCTGTCAGACAGTGGCTACATAGAGTTCCATTACTACCAGTATCATCAGTACCAGTATCTGGTCCTGCCCGGGGACACGGAACTAGATCTGGAGACTGTAGAGATCCTGCAGCTGGATGCTGAGGCCCAAGAGGCTGCTGGGTCACTTCTGGACCTGGCAGGGGGTGGACATTAG
- the LOC118363456 gene encoding forkhead box protein N2-like isoform X1 has protein sequence MESDTHTLPPLPTSLYPTTLYQSPPFSSLLQTSSTVHVSLPLSPLSIPPCPTWLSPTAPVSIHLKTESLSPLLDSLSPPQFLDGQNLHCLNSPTTSDQDDLTCLNWLHQRGNLLPLQPLPKTTPLPQLEPQDPIPTQHHLSSPSKPPYSFSSLIFMAIEYSPDKRLPVKGIYDWILNSFPYYRAAPGGWRNSVRHNLSLSKSFCRIHRDKNQSVGKGSLWCVCPEYRSALLEVLRKTQYYHSTNSNLLNNPALLEGADHGVSMVCDTVAISALTSDNPPLSSNPPCPLTPDHEELVNMEAVEYEEEVGEEMEKDPLSDSGYIEFHYYQYHQYQYLVLPGDTELDLETVEILQLDAEAQEAAGSLLDLAGGGH, from the exons atggagagtgacacTCACACACTGCCACCCCTTCCtacatctctttatcccaccacTCTCTACCAGTCCCcgcctttctcctctcttctgcagACTTCTTCCACTGTCCATGTttcactccctctgtctcctctgtcgaTTCCACCATGCCCTACTTGGCTTTCCCCCACAGCCCCAGTTTCCATTCACCTCAAGACtgaatctctctcccctcttttagACTCCCTGTCCCCCCCTCAGTTCCTTGACGGACAAAACTTACACTGCCTCAACTCTCCAACCACATCTGACCAAGATGACTTGACCTGCCTCAACTGGTTACATCAAAGAGGCAATTTGCTTCCCCTGCAGCCCTTGCCCAAAACAACACCACTGCCCCAGCTGGAGCCCCAGGATCCCATACCTACCCAACACCACCTTTCCTCCCCATCCAAGCCCCCTTACTCCTTCAGCAGTCTAATCTTCATGGCGATAGAATACTCGCCAGACAAGAGGCTCCCAGTGAAGGGTATCTATGACTGGATATTGAACAGCTTCCCCTACTACAGAGCAGCACCTGGGGGGTGGAGAAACTCTGTTCGGCACAACCTGTCTCTGAGTAAGAGCTTCTGTCGGATTCACAGGGACAAGAACCAG TCTGTGGGGAAGGGCTCACTGTGGTGCGTGTGTCCAGAATATCGATCCGCTCTTCTGGAGGTGCTTAGGAAGACCCAGTATTACCATAGCACTAACAGCAACTTACTAAACAACCCTGCATT ATTGGAGGGAGCTGATCATGGAGTATCTATGGTGTGTGACACTGTGGCGATCTCAG cCTTGACCTCAGacaacccacctctctcctcaAATCCACCTTGCCCTCTGACCCCTGACCATGAGGAGCTTGTCAATATGGAGGCAGTGGAATATGAGGAAGAGGTTGGtgaggagatggagaaagacCCCCTGTCAGACAGTGGCTACATAGAGTTCCATTACTACCAGTATCATCAGTACCAGTATCTGGTCCTGCCCGGGGACACGGAACTAGATCTGGAGACTGTAGAGATCCTGCAGCTGGATGCTGAGGCCCAAGAGGCTGCTGGGTCACTTCTGGACCTGGCAGGGGGTGGACATTAG
- the LOC118363456 gene encoding forkhead box protein N3-like isoform X2 — MESDTHTLPPLPTSLYPTTLYQSPPFSSLLQTSSTVHVSLPLSPLSIPPCPTWLSPTAPVSIHLKTESLSPLLDSLSPPQFLDGQNLHCLNSPTTSDQDDLTCLNWLHQRGNLLPLQPLPKTTPLPQLEPQDPIPTQHHLSSPSKPPYSFSSLIFMAIEYSPDKRLPVKGIYDWILNSFPYYRAAPGGWRNSVRHNLSLSKSFCRIHRDKNQSVGKGSLWCVCPEYRSALLEVLRKTQYYHSTNSNLLNNPALLEGADHGVSMP, encoded by the exons atggagagtgacacTCACACACTGCCACCCCTTCCtacatctctttatcccaccacTCTCTACCAGTCCCcgcctttctcctctcttctgcagACTTCTTCCACTGTCCATGTttcactccctctgtctcctctgtcgaTTCCACCATGCCCTACTTGGCTTTCCCCCACAGCCCCAGTTTCCATTCACCTCAAGACtgaatctctctcccctcttttagACTCCCTGTCCCCCCCTCAGTTCCTTGACGGACAAAACTTACACTGCCTCAACTCTCCAACCACATCTGACCAAGATGACTTGACCTGCCTCAACTGGTTACATCAAAGAGGCAATTTGCTTCCCCTGCAGCCCTTGCCCAAAACAACACCACTGCCCCAGCTGGAGCCCCAGGATCCCATACCTACCCAACACCACCTTTCCTCCCCATCCAAGCCCCCTTACTCCTTCAGCAGTCTAATCTTCATGGCGATAGAATACTCGCCAGACAAGAGGCTCCCAGTGAAGGGTATCTATGACTGGATATTGAACAGCTTCCCCTACTACAGAGCAGCACCTGGGGGGTGGAGAAACTCTGTTCGGCACAACCTGTCTCTGAGTAAGAGCTTCTGTCGGATTCACAGGGACAAGAACCAG TCTGTGGGGAAGGGCTCACTGTGGTGCGTGTGTCCAGAATATCGATCCGCTCTTCTGGAGGTGCTTAGGAAGACCCAGTATTACCATAGCACTAACAGCAACTTACTAAACAACCCTGCATT ATTGGAGGGAGCTGATCATGGAGTATCTATG cCTTGA